The DNA window TCTGTCAGTAAAAATCAGGTTTAAACCAGTACTGGGCACAGGCTTGTTGCATGTGTTCGATTACTTGTCTTTGTGAATGTGCTTCAGTAGTCCGAATTAAATACCGGGGAACAATGGATTAACTGATTTAACTATTTCTGTTTGGTAGGCTGATTTCAAAACCATGTGTGAAAACGCAATGATGTACAACAAGCCACAgaccatttattttaaagctgccAAGAAGCTGCTCCACTTCGGCATGACAATCCTCAGCCAGGTAAAGTTTGGTCTTTGTTAACAGTGCTGCACGTTGAAGTCATTTTAAACCTAGTACACGGTAAGACATGATGAAATACATTGTAAAGGAGTTGATGAGGTCATGTGCTTTTCAGGTGGCATCTCGGCTGTCACGGCCAGGTAGTGGTTTTCTGAACTGTAGTACTGTGCATTATTGTCCCAGCCTCTTCTCTTGAGCTTTGATAGTAAAGTAGCCTGGTTTAGACTGATTGCAGGTTTGCTCTTTCAATGTTATTACTTTGCAATCCCAATGTGGCGGGAGCCTGCTGTCTGCATGTTCCAGCTTGATCAGCAGGCTAGGTGTACAGTCAGGTCTATGAGATGTGCTTTATAATAGCACACTGAGTGGTCTAGGCTTGGCAGATTTCCAGCACACTGCTCTGTACCCTCTTTTGttagtattcatttatttaaaccgGTATGTCCAGTCTGCTGTCTGAGATACTGTCCTTTAGTACACCAGTTAACAATTAGATACAACAAAGGCTCTGTAATAATAAGGGTTCATTAATAAACTCAATCATAATTACTTCTTCTATTGTTGTAGTAAACTTGCTGCCCCTATCACTAGAGCGCTCATTCTGTGCCTGTGGGTTAGAGAAtcagatatatagtacagtaacAGTTCTTAAATACGTATAAATAAATGCTAGGCTAGTTACACAAATAGATCCACAAAGACATGTAACACAATTCATAATAATAAGTGTGCCTATTTAAATttaacactggtttgtttttagACAGCTGTATTGTACCGATTTATTTGAAAACccaaattgtatttgtttatgtatttaattggCTTGAATCGTGAAAGCTTGGGCATATGTTTTGTGATTTTTAGAtcttttatatttcaaaatgctCTCATCCTCTCTGGTTTTATTAATAGGACCGGCTGCAAAGCTTAAAACAGAGCATTCAATTCATGGCAGACCTGGAAAATGCCAACAAGCAGAAAGaggagcagcaggaggaggagacGGACCGGAAGGAGGACTCTGCGCTCGACCAGTCCAGAGAGCCAGCTGAGCCCATGGACACGGACGAGGTGAAGAAAGCCTCCGCTACAGCAAACAAGGAGATCGGAAGGTAATGCTTCACACGGGAGAGACACAGGGGAGTGTCAGGCAGACTGTTCCACCCGACGATTTCTGTAAACACTAAGGTTATATAAGTAATTAATATCGCATGTGATTGTGTGACACCTTTATATTGCATTTCATTAATCTTTCTCCTTTGACCAGGCAAGACTCCAAAGACTCTGTATCAAAGATCATCAGTGCGGCAGAAAAGGAGCTGGAACGGATCGAGAAAATCATAGAGGAATCAGGAGGAAAATTAACCCGGAGAAACGTTGAGAGTCAGGTATGTGTATTGGACTGCTTACATGTATAACGGACCGTATGACTGCTTATTGAAATAAGCTGTCTGGATCTCCCCTGGCCTGGACACAAACATAAAAAACTCCTGTAAGATCAGGAAGGGATTTCTTGCACTAAGCACGACTTGCCAGGTTTGATAATACTGTTAGTGAACAGAAGCTGCTCTATAGAACTGACTTATTTTTCCCCGTGTTTAGTTGGAATTTGAGAGATGGAAATCTGATGGGACCACAACTCTGGGATTCCTGAACCCAGCAGACCTGTCAATGGGAGGTAAGAGTCAATGAAATTATCTATTCAACCCATCACACATGTGTATCCTAGTGAGAGAAATGAAACAGAAGTAACTCTGACTAATGCAACCGATTGACTGCTCGCAGCATACTGTGAATACTAAACCAAACTGTCAACCTCTCCCTATATTTGTACTTTGACTTCTCTAACCTGtaattaaacagtgtgtgtgtgtgtgtgtgtgtgtgtgtgtgtgtgtgtgtgtgtgtgctgcagaaCCCGGGTACTGTCCGGTGAAGCTGGGAATGATGATGGACAGGTTACAAACAGGTATTAACACTCTGCAAGGATTCAAAGAAGACAAACGCAACAGAGTAACTCCAGGTGAGTCCTGACAAACCAATGGGGTGCCCAATCTCTGCTTAAAAGTGCTTTAATCTAGATGGTGGAGTGGGATGCAGCTCATATTTTACATTGacctgtaatttttttaaattgtatttatttatttactcttgTCGTTACGAGGGTACTGTGTTGGTTACGGTGGCAGGGTTAATTACAGGCTGTTGAGAGAGTATACGCTGACGATATATATTGAAGTTGTTTTTGTAGGGAGGAGAGGGGGAATTTTCCATCCTGTCTATTAGAGTGGTAGGTGCCTGGAATTAATTGTATATAATTTGGGGCTTCTTCACAGTGTCATACACGAATTATGGGCCTTACAGTTCTTACGCCCCCGTCTACGACTCCAGTGTTGCAAACGTCAGCAAAGCAGACTCAGACCTCATATATTCCTTCTATGGAGACGAATCAAGCTTGGAGGTCCCAGCCAGGTATGTCGCTTAACCGCTGAATACATTCTGGTACGGCAGACCGGAGGAAAGGCTGCTGTCTTAGCAGCAATCAGTGATTGTAGACAGATCATCAGCCAGTTCTGCTTCAAGGATCATCCAGCACCCCCACTGTTCACTGCCCACAGGTTAGAATCATGAAACATTCCAGTCAAGCACCAAAAAGTTTAATTTCATGCAGAGCATGTTAGGGATTTGGTCTCAGCCCTTATGAGCTCCATATTTTATATTTGCTGGGTTATATAAAGGAACTTTATCAATTGGCTGTGCAGTTGCTGGTAAAATCATGTAGTAAGACATGCACGTCGTTATCTGTACAGGTgtcaaatggattttaaaaagaagcacatgttatagcacacattttaaaaacatttggcaCTACATTAGGTTGAAGGAAATTCTGTTTGCTTTCCTTACCTTCCAGGGAGTCTGTTACTGCTTTGCAtcttgggtcatttcacctcagcagtgtctctgTAGTCAAAGCATTTTGGGGGAAGCTGGTTGGCTTGATCTTGACCTACCGTAGCATGGGTACCAATATAATACACTATTACAAAGTGGTGCTTGAGTAGCAGCTGGTTATTACAaacgttcatttttttttttggatcgtTTTATTTCATGTCTCTTTCCTGTTCGTCTGCAGTGTCCATCAGTTTTTGGAAAATTTGGATGAATATACTTACAAGATGGCAGACAACATGCTGGATGCACTGACCAATGGAGAACATTCCAAGAGCCTGAGAGAAATGGGAATGGTAAGaagtagagtaaaaaaaaaaaaaagctttgtctttcgttcagtggcactggaacaatttttaaagtggggatgctgaaagccatttaacaaaactgtaacccctgtatatgaggGAAGCCATGCAAACCAGGGGTGCTGCTACACCACCAGCatccctagttccagcacccttctTTCGTTTGGAAATAACAATACCATAGTGCTGGTCAGATTTAAACACACGTTTATTTAAAGCCCTATGACTGGTACGACTCAGTCGGagagtaaaacatgtttgtttttatataaagtagGCATGGTATTGAATATTGAGGACAATTCTTTTTTTCTAGTTATTTTCCTTTTAGCAACTAAGGAGTTTTGTTCTTTATGGAATTTAATTGGACTAGATAAATGTTGGATTAAGAAGAGTCAGTGTCCTTTCAGACAGTGCAAGGAAGCGAGGAGCGCACAGACGAGTCTGCTGCGTCTAATGATATTGAGGTAAATCTTCTTTCTTGGTCTGTGTACTGAGCACGAGCTTCGGAAAACATTAGTGAACCAGAGCCTTTATGAACTTCATGGCTGCAGCTGTACAAACAAGTGCGTGTCCTGTCTGTTTGACTTTGCTACATTTATCttgcaggggggaaaaaaaaaacagatcccaTCTACCCACCAGCATATATTATTGAACATATGTGTGATGCATGGAGCAAAGCCACGTGCTATGCAGCGCAGCAGTGTTTTGGTGCTGGATAGGGAGAACCCCTGATTTGACACTATACTGTGCCTAAACGTGTGCCATCATGGTCTCATTAGATTGTTGAAGCACATGCCAGCAGCAACGATGGATTTACCTCCCCGAGTGTTACTGCAGGTCTGGAAATGGAGACGCCGTCCTTCGACTCCAAAGGTAAGCAACCCGTTACAATACACTTACAATAATGTAGGTCATTGCAGTAAAATGTATTAAGTGAACTTGTAGCTGTAAGTTAATCAAGTGCAAGTATAGCATACTGGTATGATTTCCACTTAGTTTCATGGTTTGCATCAAGCTGTTTCTCACACTTTGAAAAGCCGTGCTTTAAAGTTCAAACTTGTCTTGCATTGTTCAACTTGGTTGACACCCTCTGGCCTTCAGTTCTGCTGAGCTGCTGTGGAGGTTGCTGTAGTGAGGTAACCCAACTGGGGAGAAGGAAAATGAGGGTCAGATAAATAGCGACacgatttaataataaaaattaagttGCTGTATAAAACTGCCGTTGTGTTGTGAAACCGATCCAAAGAGCTTCCAGCGACAGGTTCTCTTGTCAATGTATTCCAGAGTCGGAGCAGTTCCAGAAGAAGCTGGATGAAACCACCCAGTTACTCCAGGAGCTGCAGGAGGCGCAGAACGAGCGGCTCAGTGCAAAACCGCCGCCCAACATCGTCTGCCTGCTTGCTCCCACCGTCAAAGAGATCCAGCTGGGTGAGTGAGCACTGCAGCAGCACGCTTACTGTTCTTCCAGGTCCTTTTTGGAAACAGATTTGCTTATATGAAAGCTTGTGACTTGTGAACAACTTGTCAGATTGATTTGGAAATGTGTAGCCACCTTAATGGACAGGGGAAGAAAACACAACCACAGATAGTTATAACATAGCATCCCTCATCAATAAACCTACCCACTGGCTATAATAAATCCAGTGTGAGGACGCATTTGCCGTGATTTTAGCCATGTTTGTCAAGTTTGGTCTGAGGTCATAAATAAAACTCTTAAACAATTAGGTGATTTTAaagaattatgtatttaaaaaaaaaaaaaaaaaaagcacacattccAACAAAAGCAGTGGGAGCCAATCTTTATATCTGTTTGCAGCTGAGAAGGTGACTGGAAATCTAAAGCACATGGCCAGCCAAGTGACCCCTGGTGACATCACCAGCGTGTACGGGATCAGGAAGGTCATGGGCGTTGCTGTGCCTGCACGCCTGCTGGAGCAGAGCCTGGTAGACCTGACTGCAGGCGAGTCTGCATCACATGAAAGTGTCAATGATTTTTAAAAGCAAGGTACCAGTTAGAAGCAAGTTCTTGGCATGTTGCAAATCAACAGCGACAAACGTAACGTGTCCTTAATTATTCCAGCTATTGGGGTTCTTTTCTAGGCATTGGAAAATATTCACGCTAGATAGAATTGTTAACAGTTAAATTGCTTTTACTGTCTCGGTTTTTAGTAAAGTGGCAAATCAGTACGTTTATTGGTTCGGCTGTTCAAGCTGTTACTGTTCCAATGGGACTGGTCTTGTAGTATACAGTGTATGTCTTACCTGTTGTATCATTGTTTCAGATGCTTCAGAGTCCGAGAGGAGCCTGACTGCCAACCAAGAAAACGTCCCACCTATAGCAGTGTGAGCCAGCTCCTTGTTTTACTGAAAAGCTTTTTTCAAATTCtaaaacaaaagcatgtttttgtACAGAATGTATTTGCTCAGTATGTGTACATGGTTTTAaacaataaacctttttttttttttataataccaaTTGTGAATCACTGACATGGACTGATTAACTAACATTGCACCCTCTGGAATTAATTAGGGGTGTAATGATTTGTTATGTAATCGATGAAATAGAGCTACTTTCTTTACCTGTATGTAGCATTTATATCGTGATACAAAAATAAACGCACA is part of the Polyodon spathula isolate WHYD16114869_AA chromosome 13, ASM1765450v1, whole genome shotgun sequence genome and encodes:
- the LOC121325518 gene encoding bromodomain-containing protein 7-like isoform X4, translated to MGKKHKKHKSEKHAYEEYAEKPLKLVIKVGGGEVTELSTMSSGHDSSMFEDKSDHDNDKKKKKKKKMCEKAKPPPVPVVQEKKKKKTEKKKKGQDSMDTDVDERSQTPVRAEMLHEKHMSASLAKVEEKEQSPLQEALTQLTQQLLRKDPRAFFSFPVTDFIAPGYSQIIKHPMDFSTIKEKIKADEYHSLEELRADFKTMCENAMMYNKPQTIYFKAAKKLLHFGMTILSQDRLQSLKQSIQFMADLENANKQKEEQQEEETDRKEDSALDQSREPAEPMDTDEVKKASATANKEIGRQDSKDSVSKIISAAEKELERIEKIIEESGGKLTRRNVESQLEFERWKSDGTTTLGFLNPADLSMGVSYTNYGPYSSYAPVYDSSVANVSKADSDLIYSFYGDESSLEVPASVHQFLENLDEYTYKMADNMLDALTNGEHSKSLREMGMTVQGSEERTDESAASNDIEIVEAHASSNDGFTSPSVTAGLEMETPSFDSKESEQFQKKLDETTQLLQELQEAQNERLSAKPPPNIVCLLAPTVKEIQLAEKVTGNLKHMASQVTPGDITSVYGIRKVMGVAVPARLLEQSLVDLTADASESERSLTANQENVPPIAV
- the LOC121325518 gene encoding bromodomain-containing protein 7-like isoform X2; the protein is MGKKHKKHKSEKHAYEEYAEKPLKLVIKVGGGEVTELSTMSSGHDSSMFEDKSDHDNDKKKKKKKKMCEKAKPPPVPVVQEKKKKKTEKKKKGQDSMDTDVDERSQTPVRAEMLHEKHMSASLAKVEEKEQSPLQEALTQLTQQLLRKDPRAFFSFPVTDFIAPGYSQIIKHPMDFSTIKEKIKADEYHSLEELRADFKTMCENAMMYNKPQTIYFKAAKKLLHFGMTILSQDRLQSLKQSIQFMADLENANKQKEEQQEEETDRKEDSALDQSREPAEPMDTDEVKKASATANKEIGRQDSKDSVSKIISAAEKELERIEKIIEESGGKLTRRNVESQLEFERWKSDGTTTLGFLNPADLSMGEPGYCPVKLGMMMDRLQTGINTLQGFKEDKRNRVTPVSYTNYGPYSSYAPVYDSSVANVSKADSDLIYSFYGDESSLEVPASVHQFLENLDEYTYKMADNMLDALTNGEHSKSLREMGMTVQGSEERTDESAASNDIEIVEAHASSNDGFTSPSVTAGLEMETPSFDSKESEQFQKKLDETTQLLQELQEAQNERLSAKPPPNIVCLLAPTVKEIQLAEKVTGNLKHMASQVTPGDITSVYGIRKVMGVAVPARLLEQSLVDLTAGESASHESVNDF
- the LOC121325518 gene encoding bromodomain-containing protein 7-like isoform X1 — protein: MGKKHKKHKSEKHAYEEYAEKPLKLVIKVGGGEVTELSTMSSGHDSSMFEDKSDHDNDKKKKKKKKMCEKAKPPPVPVVQEKKKKKTEKKKKGQDSMDTDVDERSQTPVRAEMLHEKHMSASLAKVEEKEQSPLQEALTQLTQQLLRKDPRAFFSFPVTDFIAPGYSQIIKHPMDFSTIKEKIKADEYHSLEELRADFKTMCENAMMYNKPQTIYFKAAKKLLHFGMTILSQDRLQSLKQSIQFMADLENANKQKEEQQEEETDRKEDSALDQSREPAEPMDTDEVKKASATANKEIGRQDSKDSVSKIISAAEKELERIEKIIEESGGKLTRRNVESQLEFERWKSDGTTTLGFLNPADLSMGEPGYCPVKLGMMMDRLQTGINTLQGFKEDKRNRVTPVSYTNYGPYSSYAPVYDSSVANVSKADSDLIYSFYGDESSLEVPASVHQFLENLDEYTYKMADNMLDALTNGEHSKSLREMGMTVQGSEERTDESAASNDIEIVEAHASSNDGFTSPSVTAGLEMETPSFDSKESEQFQKKLDETTQLLQELQEAQNERLSAKPPPNIVCLLAPTVKEIQLAEKVTGNLKHMASQVTPGDITSVYGIRKVMGVAVPARLLEQSLVDLTADASESERSLTANQENVPPIAV
- the LOC121325518 gene encoding bromodomain-containing protein 7-like isoform X3, which gives rise to MGKKHKKHKSEKHAYEEYAEKPLKLVIKVGGGEVTELSTMSSGHDSSMFEDKSDHDNDKKKKKKKKMCEKAKPPPVPVVQEKKKKKTEKKKKGQDSMDTDVDERSQTPVRAEMLHEKHMSASLAKVEEKEQSPLQEALTQLTQQLLRKDPRAFFSFPVTDFIAPGYSQIIKHPMDFSTIKEKIKADEYHSLEELRADFKTMCENAMMYNKPQTIYFKAAKKLLHFGMTILSQDRLQSLKQSIQFMADLENANKQKEEQQEEETDRKEDSALDQSREPAEPMDTDEVKKASATANKEIGRQDSKDSVSKIISAAEKELERIEKIIEESGGKLTRRNVESQLEFERWKSDGTTTLGFLNPADLSMGEPGYCPVKLGMMMDRLQTGINTLQGFKEDKRNRVTPVSYTNYGPYSSYAPVYDSSVANVSKADSDLIYSFYGDESSLEVPASVHQFLENLDEYTYKMADNMLDALTNGEHSKSLREMGMIVEAHASSNDGFTSPSVTAGLEMETPSFDSKESEQFQKKLDETTQLLQELQEAQNERLSAKPPPNIVCLLAPTVKEIQLAEKVTGNLKHMASQVTPGDITSVYGIRKVMGVAVPARLLEQSLVDLTADASESERSLTANQENVPPIAV